The following are from one region of the Candidatus Auribacterota bacterium genome:
- a CDS encoding DNA internalization-related competence protein ComEC/Rec2, with the protein MRRPAFYLALAFAGGILLCRSLGTAYLVPAAFLSLVFACGGALLPWPHPSTGMTVLAAFLAGFFTCARYERALDHGDLRILFGERSARIGVRGILVAAGQWEEGREGRGSARYRAVGTMGVREVETTRGWIPVCGRVRITLLSGRPIELACGDSLQLVGTLRRIRGATNPGQFDRRAFWHRRGIDYFLAVRGESQIVCIESGRARAIFRWTEWLRERLRRGLERGVPDGPERQIILAMILGYRENIGDEINRPFQLTNTMHILAISGLHVGFFYLMVGALLKLLRVPQRIAALITIPLIAAYAMLTGLAVPVLRASVMFIAFLAAPFLSRQRDATNSLGVAALILLALNPLQLFDAGFQLSFVAVLSILVLARPINSLFLRVWPCGPLPGQLLVGRGERLRWYFGKRVMVLCATSIATWVGMTPLIAYSFHIVTSLGLLGNMVVIPAGLAVVCLGFSGAFCSLISSPLAGLINWLNYCVVRLMFEAIALIARIPCSWRYVPPPGPFQFFSYYGAVAAGGLFIWGGWRKKERYLVLLAAAVLLILPFAFVREHPLLTIVFLDVGQGDASYIKFPGGENLLIDGGPEAGVSAGRVIVRPFLQALGRARVDTVLLTHPHDDHIDGLFTVLQEFSVRRLVLTGTAPSSDNCRKLLGLAHAKGIRVYTVERGDRLARGDGVSITVLNPGRNPHSGAQSDLNNNSVALLTEYGEVKILLCADMEKEAEGELCRSGLPLKADVLRIGHHGGKSSCTDEFLRRVSPKLAILSAGENNKFGHPSPEALARLRQAGCVVLRTDVHGAITLTTDGRKIDIHTFR; encoded by the coding sequence ATGCGCAGACCGGCGTTCTATCTTGCGTTGGCTTTCGCGGGCGGCATTCTGCTCTGTCGTTCGCTTGGGACAGCGTACCTTGTTCCCGCGGCGTTCCTCTCGCTCGTTTTTGCGTGTGGAGGCGCACTCCTTCCATGGCCGCATCCCTCAACTGGCATGACAGTGCTCGCCGCCTTTCTCGCGGGATTCTTCACGTGCGCGCGCTATGAGCGCGCGCTCGATCACGGTGATTTGAGAATACTCTTCGGCGAGCGATCAGCCCGCATAGGCGTCCGGGGGATTCTTGTGGCGGCCGGTCAGTGGGAGGAGGGGAGGGAGGGAAGGGGCTCTGCCCGATATAGGGCGGTGGGGACGATGGGCGTGCGGGAGGTCGAAACAACGCGCGGATGGATTCCCGTGTGCGGACGGGTGCGCATCACCCTTCTCTCCGGCCGGCCGATTGAGCTTGCCTGCGGTGACTCGCTACAGTTAGTCGGCACGCTGCGCCGCATCCGGGGGGCGACCAACCCGGGGCAATTCGATCGGAGGGCGTTCTGGCACAGGCGCGGGATAGATTATTTTCTGGCCGTGAGGGGCGAGTCGCAGATAGTGTGCATCGAATCGGGGAGGGCACGAGCGATTTTTCGATGGACCGAGTGGCTCAGGGAACGGTTGCGCCGCGGGCTTGAACGAGGGGTGCCGGATGGCCCTGAGCGGCAGATCATCCTCGCAATGATACTGGGCTATCGGGAGAACATTGGCGATGAGATCAACAGGCCTTTTCAGCTCACCAATACGATGCATATCCTGGCGATCTCCGGCTTGCACGTCGGTTTCTTTTATCTCATGGTGGGCGCGCTGCTCAAGCTCCTGCGCGTCCCCCAGCGGATCGCGGCACTGATTACCATCCCGCTCATTGCTGCCTACGCCATGCTGACCGGTCTCGCGGTTCCCGTGCTGAGGGCCTCCGTTATGTTCATTGCGTTCCTGGCGGCCCCGTTCCTCAGCAGGCAGCGAGACGCGACTAACTCACTTGGGGTAGCCGCCCTCATCCTCCTCGCGCTGAATCCACTCCAGTTATTCGACGCCGGTTTCCAGCTCTCATTCGTGGCGGTCCTTTCGATACTCGTGCTCGCCCGCCCAATCAACAGCCTCTTTCTGCGAGTCTGGCCATGCGGCCCCTTGCCTGGACAACTGCTCGTGGGGCGAGGCGAACGGTTGCGCTGGTATTTCGGGAAGCGGGTGATGGTGCTCTGCGCCACATCGATCGCGACGTGGGTCGGCATGACCCCGCTGATCGCCTATTCATTTCACATAGTGACATCCCTCGGGCTGCTCGGGAATATGGTGGTAATCCCGGCGGGGCTCGCCGTGGTGTGCCTTGGCTTCTCAGGAGCATTCTGCTCGCTGATCAGTTCTCCCCTTGCAGGGCTCATCAACTGGCTGAATTATTGCGTCGTGCGGCTCATGTTCGAGGCGATTGCCTTGATTGCGCGCATTCCGTGCTCCTGGCGCTACGTACCCCCTCCTGGACCGTTTCAGTTCTTTTCCTACTATGGGGCCGTTGCGGCAGGTGGCCTTTTTATCTGGGGAGGGTGGCGTAAAAAGGAGCGGTATCTGGTGCTGCTTGCCGCCGCAGTTCTATTAATCCTGCCGTTTGCCTTCGTCCGGGAACACCCGCTCCTGACAATCGTTTTCCTCGACGTGGGGCAGGGTGATGCCAGCTATATTAAGTTCCCCGGGGGAGAAAACCTTCTCATAGATGGGGGGCCGGAAGCCGGCGTATCCGCGGGGAGGGTGATCGTGCGGCCTTTCCTCCAGGCTCTCGGTCGGGCGAGGGTTGATACGGTACTCCTCACACACCCGCACGATGATCACATCGACGGTCTTTTCACGGTGCTGCAGGAGTTCTCCGTGCGCAGATTGGTGCTCACGGGGACGGCCCCCTCGTCTGACAATTGTAGGAAGCTGCTCGGCCTCGCGCATGCGAAGGGGATCAGGGTCTATACCGTTGAGAGGGGCGACCGCCTGGCGCGGGGAGATGGGGTGAGCATCACTGTTCTCAACCCGGGTCGGAATCCCCATAGCGGGGCGCAATCCGACCTCAACAATAATTCCGTGGCGCTTCTCACGGAATACGGCGAGGTGAAAATCCTGCTTTGCGCCGATATGGAAAAAGAGGCCGAAGGCGAGCTGTGCAGGAGCGGCCTTCCCCTGAAGGCTGATGTGTTGAGGATAGGACACCATGGCGGAAAGAGCTCGTGCACCGATGAATTTTTGCGGCGGGTGTCGCCGAAGTTGGCCATACTCAGTGCCGGCGAGAACAATAAATTCGGGCATCCCTCACCGGAAGCCCTCGCGCGCCTGAGGCAGGCAGGGTGCGTGGTGCTCCGTACCGATGTGCATGGCGCGATCACGCTCACCACTGACGGCAGGAAAATTGATATACACACCTTCCGATAG
- a CDS encoding tetratricopeptide repeat protein: MRRIFDLSFFTALALMAWLRLPQGSCHASESPTPPAAPRSPSSDIEQHVCRAISFAYLNKSEDLEKEYLFFKGMDNFMNEQGHAATGLSDNLLDLMLSGIRDRDEFMEAQRTILSEAPDEELRRRVNFRLTDEVSSANSLLATDRYNRFAFIFNTFVRPLSLLAVGYFPALIDSGVATLLNFSKLTELSVEEKKALVLYKQFLDQYPHSDKAELLRHRATALDQKRIKSCYERELALAEEQISKGNFWQAQQYFKNALAYCPGAGKASEGLTRARELESQRNRLKGKTLEPADKTRELTPDEAEADYLNILYGAVAGDPDAMIREADTLINRHPKSPYVPHALYAVAVARDMDGDREAAMEIMRRIAGKYPASHIGRHARAYLADPEYNLHLAFQRSKMQHGKQTTKYIAMGPDFAKSNVILGTSRVITQGLEAFQSLGTFNVIALVLRGVNSFTKNPVSEQEIIDSGLNYLRRYPDSPAAPEVHLRLAGAYAKRQNLSKAVYHYAASGRVSHRTLEKLREKAAQQYLDFANATENPQEKLRCYETILDDYPRSKAAAKALEALSALEKVKEPLFTLDKATLVEYPIVFKLTALHIGPHLLDGNLENGELDSKGLYSPRRGKITLVFKEQKGVREETIDIDYPTYKGLMAFAEEISYRKGLSEKTGKQVASKFPVEFRGTVGDDGVFVYPRLKIKEYQEKDLYLYK, encoded by the coding sequence ATGAGGAGAATTTTCGACCTCTCTTTTTTCACCGCGCTGGCGCTCATGGCATGGCTTCGTCTCCCGCAGGGTTCCTGCCACGCATCCGAAAGCCCCACGCCCCCTGCCGCTCCGCGCTCTCCGTCCTCCGACATTGAGCAGCACGTCTGCCGCGCGATCTCGTTCGCCTATCTCAATAAATCGGAAGACCTCGAGAAAGAGTACCTCTTTTTCAAGGGCATGGACAACTTCATGAACGAACAGGGGCACGCGGCCACCGGCCTGAGCGACAACCTTCTTGATCTGATGCTGAGCGGCATCAGGGACCGGGATGAGTTCATGGAGGCCCAACGCACGATCCTCAGTGAGGCCCCTGATGAGGAACTGCGGCGCCGGGTAAATTTCAGGCTCACCGACGAGGTCAGCAGCGCCAATTCGCTCCTCGCCACGGATCGCTACAACCGCTTCGCGTTCATATTCAATACGTTCGTGAGGCCGCTGAGTCTTCTCGCGGTCGGCTATTTCCCCGCGCTGATTGATTCGGGTGTCGCAACGCTGCTCAACTTCAGCAAACTCACGGAGCTCAGCGTTGAAGAGAAGAAGGCGCTCGTCCTCTACAAGCAGTTCCTGGATCAGTACCCCCATAGCGACAAGGCAGAACTCCTCCGCCACCGCGCCACGGCGCTCGATCAGAAGCGCATCAAGAGCTGCTACGAGCGTGAGCTCGCGCTCGCCGAGGAGCAGATATCCAAAGGCAACTTCTGGCAGGCGCAGCAATATTTCAAGAACGCCCTCGCATATTGCCCAGGGGCCGGCAAGGCATCCGAGGGGCTCACGCGGGCGCGGGAGTTAGAGTCACAGAGGAACAGGCTCAAGGGAAAAACACTCGAACCCGCAGACAAAACCAGGGAGCTCACCCCCGATGAGGCAGAAGCTGATTACCTGAATATCCTCTACGGCGCCGTGGCGGGCGATCCCGACGCAATGATCCGTGAAGCGGATACGCTGATCAACCGTCACCCGAAGAGCCCGTATGTCCCCCACGCGCTCTACGCCGTCGCGGTCGCCCGTGATATGGATGGGGATCGCGAGGCGGCCATGGAAATCATGCGGAGGATCGCCGGGAAGTACCCCGCCTCTCATATCGGGCGGCACGCGCGCGCGTACCTCGCCGACCCCGAGTACAACCTCCACCTCGCGTTCCAGCGTTCGAAAATGCAGCACGGTAAGCAGACCACAAAGTACATCGCGATGGGACCCGATTTTGCCAAATCGAACGTTATCCTTGGCACCTCGCGTGTCATCACCCAGGGGCTCGAAGCATTCCAGAGCCTGGGGACATTCAACGTGATCGCGCTGGTCCTCCGCGGCGTGAACTCGTTCACAAAAAATCCCGTCTCCGAACAGGAGATTATTGACTCCGGCCTCAACTACCTGCGCCGCTATCCTGATTCACCTGCTGCACCGGAAGTACACCTCAGGCTCGCCGGGGCCTATGCCAAGAGGCAGAATCTTTCGAAGGCGGTCTATCACTACGCGGCGAGCGGAAGGGTTTCCCACAGGACGCTTGAGAAGCTCCGCGAGAAGGCGGCCCAGCAGTACCTCGATTTTGCCAACGCGACGGAGAACCCACAGGAAAAACTCCGGTGCTACGAAACCATCCTTGACGACTATCCCCGCAGCAAGGCAGCGGCAAAGGCACTTGAGGCGCTCTCCGCGCTCGAAAAGGTGAAGGAGCCCCTCTTCACGCTCGACAAGGCGACCCTCGTCGAGTACCCGATCGTGTTCAAGCTCACGGCGCTGCATATCGGTCCGCATCTGCTCGATGGGAATCTTGAGAATGGTGAACTGGATTCAAAAGGCCTGTACTCTCCCCGGCGCGGGAAAATCACCCTCGTGTTCAAAGAGCAAAAGGGCGTGCGAGAAGAGACGATCGATATCGACTACCCAACGTACAAAGGGCTCATGGCGTTCGCGGAAGAGATCAGCTACAGGAAGGGTCTGAGCGAAAAGACGGGCAAGCAGGTCGCGAGCAAGTTCCCCGTCGAGTTCAGGGGAACGGTCGGCGACGACGGCGTGTTCGTGTATCCCCGCCTCAAAATCAAGGAGTATCAGGAGAAGGATCTGTATCTGTATAAATGA
- a CDS encoding adenosine deaminase family protein codes for MSTNVPDANDRIFLKKLCSGEDARELTRWEDILARVIETPKAELHCHLDGSMRPETLKHLAQSTPDLDWGLCAERFGPSIAGNIVHGVMSEVKHYLEYRVQNGSLSDYMRAYALPKTVIATEYGIRTVAFEVCEDNYREGVRYLEIRFNPWMLGGAITPENYIKSLARGIGEAREKYPDLEAALLLCLIKDHEPSLAERILDESLEAAHDPSVGGLIKGVDSAGNEIGFRPERYAEIFGRARDAGLPIVCHAGEAYKSLEDGIALIGEVIDVLGAKRIGHGLAAGINAATLLGRDDVNGRPYDRKRVQKISERQRKLRERLRVENILVEVCPSSNIHTGTVRSIKEHPLGIFLDEGVPVAICTDNRWISHTKLSWEIVRVAKILNLDEASVNRLIGAPFRYTLDRLRSL; via the coding sequence TTGAGTACAAACGTACCAGATGCGAATGACCGCATTTTCCTGAAAAAGCTGTGCAGCGGGGAGGACGCGCGGGAATTAACGCGCTGGGAAGATATCCTCGCGCGCGTGATCGAGACGCCGAAGGCTGAGCTCCACTGCCATTTGGACGGTTCCATGAGGCCGGAGACGCTCAAACACCTTGCGCAATCCACTCCCGATCTCGACTGGGGCCTCTGCGCTGAACGATTCGGCCCCTCGATCGCGGGCAATATCGTGCATGGTGTGATGAGCGAGGTAAAGCACTACCTCGAGTATCGCGTGCAAAATGGAAGCCTTTCCGACTACATGCGTGCGTACGCCTTGCCCAAGACAGTCATTGCAACAGAGTACGGCATACGCACAGTGGCTTTTGAAGTGTGCGAGGATAATTACCGCGAAGGCGTGCGCTATCTTGAAATCCGTTTTAATCCCTGGATGCTCGGAGGGGCAATCACACCGGAGAACTATATTAAATCGCTCGCGAGGGGGATAGGTGAGGCGCGCGAGAAATATCCGGATCTCGAGGCGGCGCTCCTGCTCTGCCTTATTAAAGATCATGAGCCGTCTCTTGCAGAAAGGATACTCGATGAGTCTCTCGAAGCAGCACATGATCCCTCCGTGGGCGGCCTCATCAAGGGGGTTGACAGTGCCGGCAATGAGATTGGCTTCCGTCCGGAGAGATATGCGGAGATCTTCGGGCGTGCGCGCGATGCAGGGTTGCCCATTGTCTGCCACGCGGGAGAAGCCTATAAGTCGCTCGAGGATGGGATAGCGCTCATCGGGGAAGTTATCGACGTTCTGGGGGCAAAGAGAATCGGCCATGGCCTTGCTGCCGGCATCAACGCCGCAACGCTGCTCGGGAGAGATGATGTGAACGGCAGGCCCTATGACCGGAAGCGGGTTCAGAAGATTTCCGAACGGCAGCGAAAACTGCGGGAGCGCCTCCGCGTGGAGAATATTCTCGTGGAGGTATGCCCCTCGAGCAACATCCACACGGGCACTGTCCGCTCGATCAAGGAACATCCCCTGGGCATATTCCTGGATGAGGGAGTGCCGGTGGCGATCTGCACGGACAATCGCTGGATTTCTCACACGAAGCTGAGCTGGGAGATCGTCCGCGTGGCCAAAATCCTGAATTTGGACGAGGCCAGCGTGAACAGACTTATCGGCGCCCCTTTCCGGTACACCCTGGATCGTTTGAGGAGCCTCTAG
- a CDS encoding site-2 protease family protein, giving the protein MDAHDIKLIAVQLRVVLEDIMTIDEALIKRDALVFRGDFIPSAEEAFGWMRERLGRMGFVPMIARRGSSYEVRVVPETYPSPSNPLINLLLFVLTVISTLVVGAGLAGVDLIAQPERFSAGLPFSVSILAILAVHEFGHYLMSSFHGVKATLPYFIPGPTIIGTFGAVIKTKSPVPDRKGLLDIGAAGPICGFIVALVALGVGLSLSEVVDLSPVVKRGVTEFGDSLMTMLMTYFTKGHLPEGKTVMLHPVAFAGWVGLLITAFNLMPVGQLDGGHVLYAVLGRWHSLVARMTIAALLIMGWFLWQGWFLWAFLVILLGPYHAPPLNDVTPLNRGRIIIALLTMVILILCVVPIPITFQGGF; this is encoded by the coding sequence ATGGATGCGCATGACATAAAGCTCATCGCGGTTCAATTGCGGGTTGTGCTTGAAGATATCATGACGATAGACGAAGCGCTGATAAAAAGGGATGCGCTCGTTTTCCGGGGTGACTTCATTCCGTCTGCGGAAGAGGCATTCGGATGGATGAGAGAGAGGCTGGGGCGCATGGGGTTTGTCCCGATGATCGCTCGCCGCGGCAGCAGTTATGAGGTGCGGGTCGTGCCAGAGACGTATCCCTCGCCATCGAATCCGCTGATCAACCTGCTGCTCTTTGTGCTCACGGTGATCTCCACGTTGGTCGTCGGTGCCGGGTTGGCGGGGGTTGACCTCATCGCTCAGCCAGAACGGTTCAGCGCAGGTCTCCCCTTTTCCGTCAGCATCCTCGCCATCCTGGCGGTGCATGAGTTTGGCCACTACCTCATGTCCTCCTTCCATGGTGTCAAGGCGACGCTCCCCTATTTTATCCCCGGCCCGACCATCATCGGCACATTCGGCGCCGTCATCAAGACCAAGTCGCCCGTTCCTGATAGGAAAGGCCTGCTCGATATTGGCGCTGCCGGCCCCATCTGCGGTTTCATTGTCGCCCTCGTCGCGCTCGGTGTGGGGTTGTCTCTTTCCGAAGTCGTTGACCTCTCGCCCGTGGTGAAGAGGGGTGTGACCGAGTTCGGGGACTCTCTGATGACCATGCTTATGACGTATTTCACCAAGGGCCATCTGCCCGAGGGTAAAACGGTGATGCTCCATCCCGTCGCCTTCGCCGGCTGGGTGGGGCTCCTGATCACCGCGTTCAACCTCATGCCCGTGGGTCAGCTTGACGGCGGACACGTGCTCTATGCAGTGCTCGGTCGCTGGCACTCGCTCGTCGCCCGGATGACTATCGCTGCCCTCCTTATCATGGGGTGGTTCCTGTGGCAGGGGTGGTTCCTGTGGGCATTCCTCGTAATACTCCTCGGGCCATATCACGCGCCACCCCTCAATGATGTGACCCCTCTCAATCGGGGGAGAATAATCATCGCGCTCCTGACGATGGTTATTTTAATTCTCTGTGTTGTCCCTATCCCGATCACGTTCCAGGGGGGGTTCTAA
- a CDS encoding XTP/dITP diphosphatase, producing MVTDLVIATRNKNKVRELKGMLQRSNLELNILSLVDFPGNAEVAEDGRSFSENAAKKALSVARATGKLAIGDDSGLEVDALAGRPGILSARFSGEGATDKENNEKLLALLRDIPERRRQARFVCYIAIANPERLIDVVEGSCPGIVVLRERGSSGFGYDPLFQPIEYNKTFAELPPRIKNRISHRARAMEKALMALEKYLYQAEIKDQQSPISGAKGQDRRDNKPRIPKF from the coding sequence ATTGTGACAGACCTCGTGATCGCGACGCGAAACAAGAACAAGGTGCGGGAACTCAAGGGAATGCTCCAGAGGTCCAATCTTGAGCTCAACATTCTCTCGCTCGTCGATTTTCCTGGCAATGCCGAGGTCGCTGAAGATGGCCGGAGCTTCAGCGAAAATGCAGCCAAAAAGGCGTTGTCCGTTGCCCGAGCGACAGGGAAGCTCGCGATCGGGGATGATTCGGGTCTGGAGGTGGACGCCCTCGCGGGCCGTCCGGGAATTCTTTCGGCGCGTTTCTCCGGAGAGGGCGCCACGGACAAAGAGAATAATGAGAAGCTCCTCGCCCTCCTCCGTGACATTCCTGAACGCCGGCGCCAGGCGCGCTTTGTCTGTTATATCGCAATCGCCAATCCCGAGAGACTGATTGACGTCGTCGAGGGGAGCTGTCCGGGAATCGTTGTGCTCAGGGAACGGGGGAGCAGCGGATTTGGCTACGATCCCCTGTTCCAACCGATTGAGTACAATAAGACCTTTGCGGAGCTTCCCCCGAGGATCAAGAATAGAATCAGCCACAGGGCACGGGCAATGGAGAAAGCGCTCATGGCCCTCGAGAAGTATCTCTACCAGGCCGAAATCAAAGATCAGCAATCACCGATATCAGGTGCCAAGGGGCAGGACAGAAGGGATAACAAGCCTCGCATCCCAAAATTCTGA
- the rph gene encoding ribonuclease PH, with translation MQRKDRRANDELRPVRITRDFVKYPLGSVLVEFGDTKVICAASMEEAAPRWMREQKRPGGWITCEYSMMPFSSPKRTAREATRGKIAGRTHEIQRVIGRALRAVVDLNQLGERTIWIDCDVLQADGGTRTAAITGGFVALELALRKLRDEGKIAGNPVREAIAAVSVGKVGGALLLDLNYEEDCRAEVDMNLVMTESGRFIEIQGTAESAPFTAEEMVSMVAMARKGIDALIATQMKILEGRL, from the coding sequence ATGCAAAGAAAAGACAGGCGGGCGAATGATGAGTTGCGCCCCGTGAGAATCACAAGAGATTTCGTGAAATACCCCCTCGGCTCGGTGTTGGTCGAGTTCGGCGATACCAAGGTTATCTGCGCGGCATCTATGGAGGAGGCCGCCCCACGTTGGATGAGAGAGCAAAAACGCCCCGGGGGGTGGATCACGTGCGAGTATTCCATGATGCCGTTTTCATCTCCAAAGAGGACCGCGCGGGAGGCGACGAGAGGGAAGATCGCGGGGAGGACGCATGAGATTCAGCGCGTGATCGGGCGGGCGCTCCGGGCTGTTGTGGATTTGAATCAGCTCGGCGAGCGTACCATCTGGATCGACTGCGATGTATTGCAGGCTGATGGCGGAACAAGGACAGCGGCGATCACGGGCGGTTTTGTGGCGTTGGAGCTCGCCCTCAGGAAGCTCAGGGACGAGGGGAAGATAGCGGGGAACCCCGTCCGGGAGGCGATTGCCGCCGTGAGCGTGGGAAAGGTTGGGGGGGCGCTGTTGCTCGATCTGAACTACGAAGAGGATTGCCGCGCAGAGGTGGATATGAACCTGGTGATGACGGAGAGCGGACGGTTTATCGAGATTCAGGGGACTGCTGAATCTGCGCCGTTCACCGCCGAAGAGATGGTGTCAATGGTTGCAATGGCGCGAAAGGGCATCGATGCCCTTATTGCAACGCAAATGAAGATCCTGGAAGGCAGATTGTGA
- a CDS encoding aminotransferase class I/II-fold pyridoxal phosphate-dependent enzyme: MRIADRMREIDSSGIRKAFDLAQQIDDPINLSIGQPDYAPPQEVIRSTLTALHSGYNRYTLTQGLEELRAEVRHYLRERKGFEPEEVMITSGVAGGIMLAFLVLVNPGDRVIIPDPYFVIYKHLCALVGAVPVFLDTYPDFDITAERLEHAMREGARLVIINNPCNPTGALIDGAQLRSIAALAAKWGVVVLSDEVYDFFAYDVAHECMGRYSESALVLGGYSKTFGVPGWRIGYAAGPREVIGEMIKLQQYSFICAPSVLQHGVLGALGVDMGARLMEYRRKRDMVCEGLRGTYRFVRPRGAFYLFPEAPGGSGSAFAQRAIEKKLIIVPGSVFSERDTHFRISFAASDRTLDRGIEVLRSLV; the protein is encoded by the coding sequence ATGCGTATTGCGGATCGCATGAGGGAGATAGATTCCTCGGGGATCAGGAAGGCATTCGATCTCGCCCAGCAGATTGATGACCCTATCAACCTGAGCATCGGCCAGCCTGATTATGCGCCGCCGCAAGAGGTCATACGTTCTACACTCACGGCACTCCACAGTGGCTATAATCGTTATACCCTCACGCAGGGACTGGAGGAGCTCAGGGCCGAGGTGAGGCACTATCTCAGAGAACGCAAAGGCTTTGAGCCGGAAGAGGTCATGATTACTTCCGGCGTGGCTGGCGGCATCATGCTCGCCTTCCTCGTCCTCGTCAACCCAGGGGATAGGGTTATTATACCAGATCCCTATTTCGTGATTTACAAGCACCTGTGCGCGCTCGTCGGGGCAGTACCGGTTTTCCTGGACACGTACCCCGATTTCGACATCACCGCCGAAAGGCTGGAACATGCCATGCGGGAAGGTGCAAGGCTCGTCATCATCAACAATCCCTGCAACCCCACGGGCGCACTCATCGATGGGGCGCAGCTCAGGAGCATCGCCGCCCTGGCCGCGAAATGGGGGGTAGTAGTTCTTTCTGACGAGGTCTACGATTTCTTTGCGTATGATGTTGCTCACGAATGCATGGGGAGATATTCTGAGTCCGCCCTCGTTCTCGGCGGTTACTCGAAGACCTTTGGCGTGCCGGGCTGGCGTATCGGCTATGCAGCGGGACCCCGCGAGGTAATCGGGGAGATGATCAAACTCCAGCAGTACTCGTTCATCTGCGCTCCCTCGGTTTTGCAGCACGGTGTCCTCGGCGCCCTCGGGGTGGATATGGGCGCCCGTCTCATGGAATACAGGAGAAAAAGGGACATGGTGTGCGAGGGATTGAGGGGGACGTACCGTTTCGTGCGTCCCCGCGGTGCGTTCTATCTCTTCCCCGAAGCGCCCGGGGGCAGCGGCAGCGCATTCGCGCAGAGAGCAATCGAGAAGAAACTCATCATCGTACCCGGTTCCGTCTTTTCGGAGCGGGATACTCATTTCAGAATTTCCTTCGCCGCCTCGGATCGTACGCTCGATCGCGGAATCGAGGTGCTCAGGAGTCTCGTGTAG